The following is a genomic window from Gallus gallus isolate bGalGal1 chromosome 14, bGalGal1.mat.broiler.GRCg7b, whole genome shotgun sequence.
ATAAGCTTTGTGACTGCACATCTTTTGTTAGATTTTAGTGAAGTAAATGGTATTGATTTTAACATTATAACAAATGGACAATCCTTTGAGCAGTTTAAGTTATTATGTTCTATTAGCTTTACACAATGGATAAACAATTCTCATTTTCCCATTAAATGTGGGTTAGTTGAAACTGTAATAGAGTATGTAGTATTTTAATATTACACTGCCATAAATTAGCTGTATGTAGATAATACAGAGGGACTTTGAGAATGATATCCCATACTTGGTTTTactttgtgtgcgtgtgtgtggcTCATTCAGATAACACATACTATCCATGGGTTGAGCATACCTCTCTGCTCTGGAGGCCactccctccaaaaaaaaagccagagtaGTTTTGTTGAAACCATAGCCCAGTGTCTGGCCCCTGCAACTCTTGCTCTCTGAGCTCTGTCTCATGCTTCTTGTTTTCCTAAGGCCTACCAGTTAAACCTTTATGAggatttcaattttaaaaataaatatttttaaagcctgtaattaattgcttctgttttgtattcaaaaggtttcatagaatcatagaatggtttgggttggaagggacctttaagatcatctaatttcaacacccctgctataggcagggacacctccctctagaccagcttgctcaaagcccacccagcctggccttgactgcTTCCAAGGAGGAGGCAGtcacaacctcactggacaacctgttgcagtgtctcaccaccctcacaatcaagaatttcttcctaatatttagtctaaatctaccctcttccagttttaaaCCAGTTGCCCTCATCCTGCCACTactgcccttataaaaagtccctgTGAATCAGCGTGTACTTGCTGTCTAGCTATTTGAAAGTCATCTCAAGTATACCTGTTCTGTAAGGAAACAGAGAGAGGGCTTTTATTATTGTATCCATTGAGAAGAAGGCTGGTATCAAATTTATGATGATGTGGTGCTATACTTTTGTACTAacttaaaaagttaaaatgtgCTTACTTGTAGATGCTATGAGGTACTGTCATAGGCTGTGGTTGCACATAGACAATTAGGAAGGCATTGTTTTGGATGGAACAGGGAAAGGACATTGGATAGATATGTTATGGAACAGATCACAAATAGACCAAATTTAATAAAAAGTGGTCATTCACATCCTCCTCTTTAAGAATACATTCATTAGGAACTTGTATGCCAATTTAGCTTCTCTTATTCTAAAGGAAACAGCAAATTTTCATGGATAGAGAGAGAAAAGACCCTGGTTTTGACCTCCTAAAAACTGAGATACTTAAGAGTAAACTTGAAGTTTCCAGGAATATTAAATTGGAATGGCAAGTGGGGAAGTCATAGTTGTTTCTCATGTGATTTCCTCATTTGTTGATCAGAAGCCTCTTAAGGGAGGATAAGTTGAAGGATAGAGATAAAAGCAAACATCATTATGAGTTCCACCCACCTGAAGTATAAAAGTCCTGTAGGTCCTGCAGgtctttttccttctattttactACCATTTTTAGGTATTACTAATCGTTGTTCAGATTTATCTTCATTCTTATGGAAGCAAACATtttataaacttttttttttttaattgacttctGCCTTAGAAAGGCACATTCAGGCTTCAAATGAAACCTGtgcaaacatttcttccttcaaTAGGCAGTTTCCAAGGAATTTCCAAGGATTCTTAGGAATCAAATCATGTTTCAAATTTAAGCACACCTCATTTCTTTAAGGTGGTCATATGTTGCATTGCATGGCAGTAGACAAGAACAGCATAAAAAAGTAATTCAGGGAGAAAAGCTGTTCATTCAGTAGTCATACTGTTTGAGCACAGTGGCCACTGGAATAGATTAAAGCAATTTACATAGGTACATAAAAGACTAGTATGAGATTCCATTTGGAAAGTGGTGCAATACACTACAGAGGAACTTTAGAATGAAAGAAAGGCTTTAGAAGCAATTCTGAAACATATAAAGCTCACTGACTATGTATAATGCTCACCTCAGAAGAGCCACCTAAGAAAACAAGGCAACTGCAAGTGGTATTGGAAaaaacatgtatatatatattaaagcaGTATACAAATGGAAAGCCTATTGAGTGCTCAGTTCAATACTTACAAAAGGACTCATGATCCAGAATTACTTTCAACCAGCAGAGCTATGTTTCATTGTCTCCCATTATTCTTGAAGTGagttttttaaatttaagaaaCACTAGatgctccaaaaaaaaaaaaaaaaaaaaaaaaaaaaaaatcttattcaaGTAGTGAATTCAGATATTATTCAGATTTTGAGTTTGAATCATTTCAATTTGGGATTATCTGTGCGCTGAAGTAATGCATCTATTTCAAGAAAACACGAGAGAGAAGTTCATAATGTTCACCTAGAACCACACTGATGTGGTTCTATCTCTCCTATACCCAGTTTGGTCCTGGGTCCTATACCCAGTTTGCTTTAACACTGAGCAAAATTTGTCAAATTTTACTGGATGCAAATTGCTCAGGTGCAAACTGCTCATCTACACAAAGACCAAGGCAAGAGAAGACAGGTTGTAGATATTATGGTCTTTGTGGTAGCCACAGTAAACAGCAACATCTTTGCCATTTATATTTGAGTTAAACATTAGTCAATAACCAAGAACACACCATCAAGTAACTGAAAAAGATTCCTAGCAGTGCTCAGGACAAGAGGAGCATATGTGAATTACGGCTGGTCTGcataaaaatagagaaaaacaaaactagtaGGATTCAGTCAGTCGGTTGTGTAAATTAAAATTGCCTTGAGAAAACTAGAATGACTTCCACATTAGGAGGCTGAATCTATAATTTAGCAAAGTTAATATTCATGTAATCCTGTCATCCTTtataaaatgctgaaattaatattgtttgagaaaataaaatgttaatcaATATCACACCTGTGAAAATTAGTACTACTCCCACAAGTAAGATTAGCCAAAGGCAGCACGTAAATCTTaatcagggaagaaaaaaagtaagagcTCTGGGGGGGAACCTGGAGTGGTTGCctaggaaacaacaacaacaaaaatctatGAATACTGCATAACAAGCAGTCAAGGTTCACACAGGCAGTACAACTTTGCAAAAGGAAGATTCTGAGAATTTGAGTCTCTACTGAGAATTCCCACATAACAAACTTTTTGAAATACTACCTAATTACTAACAGGTGTGATTCAACAAGCAGCAAAAACTGCAGCACTCTAGATAAACTGAGCTAGTCATCACACCTTGCACgcaaattttgcattttttatgaGTGGCTGATTTTATCACACCATCTTTCACATCCACCAGTAAATAAATACTGATGAGAGTCTCACATTGACATATTTATTCTAAGTATCAAATCTATGCACAGTACATGTAAGAAAATGTTGGGAGCCAGGTAGTAATGTTCCCCTGTTGTAACAGGTGGATGGGATGAGGTACTGACAAAACATGATCAAAACATGtaatttattcttaaaaaaaaataataaaaaaatgcacatcTTAGTTTTCTGCAGAACAGTTAGGAACATAGCAGAAGTGACACATCATACTTTTTTAACTCAGATGTCCTTGGGTCTTGTTTTAATCAATGAATGGTTTTGCTTGTCAAAGGCAAATTGAAAGCTCATGAACAAAAATTGAACTTGCAAATTATCTAAGCAGCCTGTATATCTGCAGCATCCAAGAGTCAGCACTGAAGGATGAACTTAACAAATTACCCAAAGTAGCAGAAAGCATAGTGTTtcgggtttttttgtttttgtttttgttttgttttcctctttaagCTGTATACTAGATGGTATTTTAGAAATTTGATAAATTGAAATCATTATTGGCATATTTCCTATCCTCTCTGGCAGTTAAGTATTTGCGATCAAGGATATTAGTACCTGAAAAGAATCTTTATATTctgtgttgtagtaggcgtcttgcgggggcacgggatgtacgggacaggcctctccctaaacatagagagatagtgctatcgtgctgaccttgttgcagagaaaacaggagaagaagaaggatgataaaagaatgtggaaacggccaaataaggcacaatgttatctggtgtgaactaatcagagtgggacatgacagcacggttatctaggtaaaaatgtatataagctgtgtttagtagtgaataaacgccatttgcctcacttactcctggggtctgggtgagcatctggccccgacctggtaaagggtcggtttcgcccagcagtaagccctacatgtggacagaggacgaacaccggacgagcgaacggagactacatgcaacaagtggtgaccccgacgtgatCTGTCTGCTGAGGGTGGCTGCCCGGCGTGCCCGTGACGCGGAGAAGAGCCTGTGAGGTGGCGGCAGGTCGCGCACGGAAGACGTATTGCGGTTAAGAGCCTGTGAGGTGGCGGCAGGTCGCATACGTAACAATGGACCAAGTCATTAAGGTACTTGTGCAGTTTTGTAAGGACTACTTTGGAAAATGTGCTCCTTCCCGGAAGGAGATCGCGGCAGTTTTGTCGCTGTTAAAtgagctgggggagctggaCTCTCCCCGCTACGTTTTGGATTCGAGTAGGTGGGACTTGCTCACCTCGGTGCTATGCCAGCGCGCCATGGCCAGTCAGAAGGCTACGGAACTTAAAACGTGGGGACTGATATTAGGAGCCCTTAAAGCGGCCAGAGttgagggaaaggtattggtGGAGGCTCGATACCTTTTGGGTCTCAGCGGAGGAGGTGAGACACAGGACCCGGTCGGGTCCGATGGGGGTTCgggagcagtttcttgcaggggccgAGAGGAGACGGAGCCGCCAATGACCGTTGGCGGGATGGCGCCGGCTGAGCCGACCgcgctcagttcaaaagaagacaaacaacaagagagtGAAAGTTCGTTGTCTCGTCCCCCTCCCCCGTATCCACACCCCTCAGGCGGAACgttgtatcctttatcagaattacgTCAGTATTACCTGACTCAAGGGggcggaggaagctgtgatctacaCGGGCAGGATCAACTTAGTGCCCACATGGGGAGGGACCAGACAAAAGGTCCGTCCAATGCGGACAGGGGGCATAGCCTACCGTCTCTGGTCACTCCCAGGGGCGGTAGTGCGAGTGATAgtgtagaagagaaagaagggactggctttgagtgcagggggaAGGATCAAATGACGGACTGGAATGGGATTAGATCGGAGGCTTTGGGAaagggtatagttccagaggcattccgggtgattgtgagtgatcgtggtcccgaatgggtgccgcctgaccccgggggtgttacgcgcctggtggaatttatggataaaagaggcctgaaatcgcctctgacattaaatgcactacaaactttggctgcactggggcctctcTTCCCCCGTGACATCACAAACTTAATGCGTATGGTGCTCAGGCTGGTTCAATATACGTTATGGGAGACGGACTGGGTGGCCGAGTTGGGGGGCCGTGCCGGGGCGACAGGGGTCGGCCcgggctgctccctgcatggGACCGGAATACAGCGGCTTTCAGGGAAGGCCGTGGGAGTGGCTTCGCCCCAGGGCCAGCTAGCGAGACTAAGGCCAGGGGagctaatagcagccacagatgcagtggtggaagcgtttaataaacttgtgcatAAGGCCGAACCACCTACTCcgtgcacagatattacccagggcccgaatgaatcctttcaaagctttacagacaggcttttagctgctgcagaggggtctgatctCCTGGTACCGGCCCAAGGGCCAGTGATCATTGACTGCTTGCAGCAGAAATCGCATGACAATGTTAAGGCATTGCTGCGAGCCGGCCGAAGTACGCTTAATACCTCGGGAGCCGGCCGAAGTACGCTTAATACCTCGGGAGAagttattcagtatgtcttagataagctcaaggtggctcatttaactaatgaaaGGCTAGTCACAGCTATTGTCGTAGCTGTTGGCCTGCGACAGCAAagatcgctgcagcagcaagggctgtgtttccgatACGGCCAGTATGGCCATGTTAGAGCACAATGCCCCTGTGGGGGAGGCCAGTCAGGGCCTCCTGATCACAGGAAGGGCTTGCTAAAGGGTATCCGTGGTCGGGTATGCAGCAGTTAAATATCATGAATCTGGGaaattctgtgggtaccatcgcgaaaagtaataccagatataagtagcatatctgcaaaaactgagtctaggtgcgagttttctacagaaattcttcgtTGGCAGaccgaagccaactccagaacaactgagggacagacGATGGGATCAAGAACCACTCGTCAAGAGGAGCACTACACCTGCAACGCTGACACTTCCGATGTTGCCGATGTTTATGGTGTCCATGGCGATTACAGAGTGTCacaaacaactacaatggacacaagaacatatgcagaaaattaaagaagagcGTGATCCCTTTGGAAGCTGGCTGGACGGACTGTTTGGGGGAACgggttcatggttaaagcaattgcttaaagCTCTCGCAGTAGGATTTGcaatctttgtgtgtattctaatctgtcttccatgctttgtaggatgcttgcagaactgccTTCAACGAATGATGGACAAGACTTTTGACTATCACATTGAGTATCATAGATTGCGTGAAAAATTATAGAGGGTTTAGGTTGTTGCGTTCGTGCTGTaacggggcaaggcttggccgAGCACGGAAAAgaattccctgttgctctgatgatTGCTTAAGAACTGTAGTAGAAAATAGTAggaatagtgtgctgaaatatatttaggattaggcGTTTTGCGCTGCTTCGCGATGTACGGGTTAGgtgtgtgtgtaagtagtatttagcttagggagggggagatgttgtagtaggcgtcttgcgggggcacgggatgtacgggacaggcctctccctaaacatagagagatagtgctatcgtgctgaccttgttgcagagaaaacaggagaagaagaaggatgataaaagaatgtggaaacggccaaataaggcacaatgttatctggtgtgaactaatcagagtgggacatgacagcacggttatctaggtaaaaatgtatataagctgtgtttagtagtgaataaacgccatttgcctcacttactcctggggtctgggtgagcatctggccccgacctggtaaagggtcggtttcgcccagcagtaagccctacatgtggacagaggacgaacaccggACGAGCGAACGGAGACTACATGCAACAATTCTGACACTGTAATCAATAAACACTTACTTGTGTAACATTACAGCTGCAGTGAGTGGTCTCTAAACAGCAGGCATGCCTTATCTTggctctgcaggaggaaaggCCATTACGATAAGGCACAATCAGCCACACCAGCCTCCCTCGCATGTTTTCTGTCATCCTCCTGAGTTTCACCTCCTCTTAGAATACCTGTCAACCCATTGAAATGGGCATTCAGCAAAACTGAGATATGAACAAAGCAGCAGTCAGAAATGTACCACCAATTCTATATCTAGATCGAAAACACAAGGCTACAATTTTCAGagctcccaccagcagctgcgCTGGATGAGCCCTGAGGCCGTGCTGCCCAGACACAGGTGTCATTTGGCTGTGTGAAGCTAGGAGCGCTCACAGGTGGGTGAGCTCCTTCCAGCCCATGCTCTGCAGGCATCCCAACCCTCCATCAGGTGTCTTAAGGAGGCTCATTACCATTCATGCACTGTCTTCCCCAGACAAAACCAAAGTTTTAGGCTTTGTTGATAAGGTTTCCtctctgcacaaagcagctgccTCCTTTGCAGCAGAGGAAGTCTCCTCAGGAAGGtcacctctgctcccagctgccacGGGATCAGATTTTATGCAGAACTTTATCATCATCATTCTAAAACCTTTTTCATACTTTCCTCCTACGAGCTCCTTTTCTCTAACAAACGtctctaaattaaaaatgtagtgattttttttttctcccttcacgGTTTACCAGCTCCACGCCGCAGCAAATACCGCCATTTTCTGCACCTGACCGCCCCCGTGTGGCCGCTTTAAGAGCAAATGGCGCGCAAATAGGCGGGAAGCGCCGTTCCGGCAAGGGCGCGAGGCAGAGCGGGCGGGGACGGAAAAGGCAGGAGATGGTGGGCTGCTGTCTGAGCACCTCCAGCAAAGGTAATGAGAGCTGCTTCTGAGGCTCGCCTTCTCACAGATGTTGTGGCGGTACCGATGTTTCTCTCAGAATGGCCTGGTGTTGTCCTAGTGGTGCTTGATTTCCTGTCACAGGTGTTTCCAATGCAAGTGTTGGCTGTGCGTGGCTCAGTCACGTGGGGGTGTTGGTGGGGCTTTCTAGAACTGTCTGTCCTTCCAGAAGGTTCCTCAATACTGCCTTCATCGGGGTGGACACTCACCTCCTTCCACTGACTTGTGCTCTGCAGGACATTAATAGCAATATCGAACCAacaacaagacaaaaaaaaacccatgacTTTTCAGACCTCATACTTGTGTTACTGTGGGCTGCACCCTAGATGGGATATAAAGCTGTTTATGGACAAACATGTTAGGGGGCAGTGGACTGGTGCTCCTTGTTGTGTGGTATGCCCTTTGCTAGTGTGTGGCCACTGGCcagggcaggcagctgctgctggtagTGTTTGGCTGTGGAAAATGGCACCAGAGTTTAATGCCTGTCTACTCAATGGGAAATGCCACCCGGCTCTTTACTGCTCAACCCTTTGTGTTGCTTCCATTGTGCTCGCCTTGCTTCTTTTGGTCTTCCTCtacaggctgagggaggaaGGCGTGAGTTAACAGAGGAACAGATGCcagaatttaaatgtttttcgCAAGTATTCATTCAATGTACAGCACATGTCACTGaagcaagtaggaaaaaaagaagtcacaaaAGGCCAAAATATGATAGCATTGCTTTATCTGAGACCTACTCTTAGAACATAATGATCAGACAAATGAAATCCTGTTGCTTTTAATGCAAGCACTAGTAAGGTAGGAAGTTTTGGATGAAATCTGCAGTTTTAAATGTCTTAGAGCAGCAAAGCTATTCTTTGTACGTAAGTCATGGAGAGCACACTGCTCTCACTGTTCATGTCATCAGCCCATTTGCaaaggttttgtttcattttacaaaaCTCCATAGTAAAATAATTGAATTAACATAATTAGTTTTTAAGACAGACAGTCACTACTCATTTCTAAATATGTATTGCTGCTACTGGTGGGGACCCTCAACAGGCTTGGAAACCATGTAATGCTCTTGACTCTAAAAAACTGTGGTAGGAACCtttgttcttttgctttctaGTCAGCACATGAAGACTGGATGCTTTTCTGCCTCTGAGTTCTCCCTTGgttctgtatttcagcagtaCTCACCCGTCaaatagatcatagaatcatagagtggcctgggttgaaaagaaccacaatgatcatttagtttcaacgcccctgctatgtgcagggccgccaaccaccagaccaggctgcccagagccacatccagcctggccttgaatgcatccagggatggagcatccacaaccttcttgggcaacctgttcggtgcgtcaccatcctctgagtaaaaaacttcctcctaaaaaaagataaaaaaaaaaaaccaaagtttGTAACTATGTATCTGATGTTTCCAGGCCCCACAAGGGACTCAGTTTCTAGCATGGAACAGAATTCAATTCAATCATCATTTTTAATACAACTTTAGATAATAGCTCTTCTTAATTCTTAAGCCTATTACATGTATGTGCTAGCAGACTGCCTATCggctgtgttttcatttgtcaGTATAACACCCCATCATCCAAGTAAATACAACTGAACTCTACTTCTGATAGAATAGAGAATGTTGACTAGAGATGAAGGCCTTTTCTGGAATTACATATAAGAGTCCGTTAAGTTTACTGTCTTCTCAAATGAGCCCACAAATACTGTTGGTAAGGAGAAAGTCAGTAGTAAGGAAaagcatttataaatattatttcctaATCCTTCACACTAACTGCTAAATCCCATTGTCATTAAGGTCTTAAATAATAGAGTGTATTGTTACTCCTAAAttgtgatgtatttttattcaaagCTTACATCACTTTGCAATGTGTTACGGAAGATGTCATTCCTTTAAGAAATTCGGCTTTGTTGACAGCCTCTCATGCAAAGCCTGCTTTATTTACAATGTTACTGACATGAAAGTAGAAAAGGTTGCAAATAAACCATGTCTCTACCTTCTCAATCCTATTTGAGAAAAGTGCTATCTGATAATAGGAAATTATACAACTACTTAatcacatcatttttttttttttgcaaagccCTGTAAGCAATTTTCCGCACCACTGTCATTTTGTTGAATACTTGTTTCTttattggaaataaaatatatatcagaTATAGGCAGCTCTATGCTTGAGCTGTAAATTTCTACAGGGGAAAAAGGAACTTGGAGAGAAATTTAGGAGAAATACTTCTCAGAGAATTATGACCCTGACCTTCTTTCATTGTGAAGGCTTTTGGAGAACTACTGTCCTTGAAAAAAGGAACACAACTCCTCTGTTTGTGAAGTCAATAGAAAATAATCTCTGTTCACACCAAGAGAAAGCTACTTAATTTGTTCCCAAAACGTGTCAGGGAACAGAAATCTCCAGTGTATGCAGTAAAATAGGCTAAGAACGTCTTTCATAGCTTGTTATTTGTTGGTGATCTGCAGTGTAATTGCTATGGAACAAGAAGATGCCATGTGTTTCAGGTTCCTGGTGTCTGTTAATAGcactgatttgttttctttttgttgtttctttaaaaaagaaaaataacgaAAGTAACACAACAAGGAGAAACACACAAGAACGcctcactgctgttttgactgATAGCTGCATACTCCAATCCAGTAAGGTAGCTATTGGCGGTTTAGTTAAGAAAATAGTGTGGTGAATGTGTAGGGAAGTCAGAAGGGAGAAAACActcaaaaaactaaaaaacaaaatcaagaaaaatgaaattgcacTTAGAAAAGATGCAGTGAGTACGGTGTTAGTCTCTGTTACTTTTAGATGTGGGAGGATCGTTCTTCCATTATgattcagaaagcagagatagTCACAGGCCATATTTGTCAGTGAGTATTGATGAGCTGTATTTGTACACACTGGTTGAAAATGATCAAAAACATTATAGCTGTGTTTCTTATGAAACACATAAGGTGTTTGCATTTATACACATTTATATAAACACATTTATAGGTGTTTGCATTCCTGACTTTCACAGAACTGCAAGGGCTTGGAGGAAAAGAGTCTATAacagttatatttttaaatacttggcAAACT
Proteins encoded in this region:
- the LOC124417203 gene encoding uncharacterized protein LOC124417203, with the translated sequence MDQVIKVLVQFCKDYFGKCAPSRKEIAAVLSLLNELGELDSPRYVLDSSRWDLLTSVLCQRAMASQKATELKTWGLILGALKAARVEGKVLVEARYLLGLSGGGETQDPVGSDGGSGAVSCRGREETEPPMTVGGMAPAEPTALSSKEDKQQESESSLSRPPPPYPHPSGGTLYPLSELRQYYLTQGGGGSCDLHGQDQLSAHMGRDQTKGPSNADRGHSLPSLVTPRGGSASDSVEEKEGTGFECRGKDQMTDWNGIRSEALGKGIVPEAFRVIVSDRGPEWVPPDPGGVTRLVEFMDKRGLKSPLTLNALQTLAALGPLFPRDITNLMRMVLRLVQYTLWETDWVAELGGRAGATGVGPGCSLHGTGIQRLSGKAVGVASPQGQLARLRPGELIAATDAVVEAFNKLVHKAEPPTPCTDITQGPNESFQSFTDRLLAAAEGSDLLVPAQGPVIIDCLQQKSHDNVKALLRAGRSTLNTSGEVIQYVLDKLKVAHLTNERLVTAIVVAVGLRQQRSLQQQGLCFRYGQYGHVRAQCPCGGGQSGPPDHRKGLLKGIRGRVCSS